The segment CTGTGGCTTAAACAAATAACATGCACATGACTAACAAATAAAACGGTTGATTCTGTCACATAGTTGTTTGTGTTTAGATCGTTTGTTACAAACAATGATATACCTGTCGGCTATGTAACGCCAAAATTCCCATCTTTATATTGGCCCATAAACAACCCAAGATACAACACCGCGTTCTTATATTACATCTCTGATATCTGGAAATTCTCACTATACTGGACTTTGATCTTTAATGGTGCATTTTATATTGTTACCGGTTTGTACGCCAGCTTGACGCACAGGAAAAAGGCAGGTAGTCTATGGATATTTTCCATGTACGTTATTTATGGTGGTGTTCAGGGTTTGACCACTGGTACAGTCATGGGGTTCTTAATAGGTGCAATATACAGGTCAGGTCTATTTTCCATGTCGACCTGGATTCCAC is part of the Saccharomyces mikatae IFO 1815 strain IFO1815 genome assembly, chromosome: 16 genome and harbors:
- the MAY24 gene encoding May24p (similar to Saccharomyces cerevisiae YPR153W; ancestral locus Anc_3.500), which gives rise to MRSFVTNNDIPVGYVTPKFPSLYWPINNPRYNTAFLYYISDIWKFSLYWTLIFNGAFYIVTGLYASLTHRKKAGSLWIFSMYVIYGGVQGLTTGTVMGFLIGAIYRSGLFSMSTWIPLCCAVVQILFDVVLGYSMVGSVM